One region of Triticum aestivum cultivar Chinese Spring chromosome 6B, IWGSC CS RefSeq v2.1, whole genome shotgun sequence genomic DNA includes:
- the LOC123137165 gene encoding RING-H2 finger protein ATL58: MSSCTSPDPPDYCSAVSPELKLYQAFIFSVPVFFTFVLLLFFYLFYLWRRRVNWQSSQMRADNLIRGDNPRLECGINKEMREMLPVVIFKESFLIRETQCSVCLADYQADERLQRIPPCGHTFHIDCIDHWFSRNTTCPLCRVSLLTAPRAASVAPTDLETQAIEEDCSSSAQHHVGLRDEHTRPEDQAVDGRISDGPSQQTNVDASVIVVIAPQTAGSPSSCHLSAV, encoded by the exons ATGTCTTCTTGTACTTCCCCAGATCCACCGGACTACTGCTCCGCTGTATCGCCTGAGCTTAAACTATACCAGGCCTTCATCTTCTCTGTGCCAGTTTTCTTCACATTCGTCTTGCTTCTCTTCTTCTACTTGTTCTACCTGTGGCGGCGCAGAGTGAATTGGCAGTCCTCGCAAATGAGGGCTGATAATTTGATCAGGGGGGATAACCCTAGG TTGGAGTGTGGCATAAATAAGGAGATGCGTGAGATGTTGCCAGTTGTGATCTTCAAGGAGAGCTTCTTGATCAGGGAAACACA GTGCTCGGTCTGCTTAGCAGACTATCAAGCAGATGAGCGGCTTCAGAGAATACCCCCTTGTGGTCACACCTTCCACATCGATTGCATTGACCACTGGTTTTCTAGGAACACTACTTGCCCTCTTTGCCGAGTATCGCTCCTGACTGCCCCCAGAGCTGCCAGCGTCGCTCCGACCGATCTGGAAACACAAGCCATCGAAGAGGACTGCTCTTCAAGTGCGCAGCATCATGTGGGCCTTAGAGATGAGCACACGCGACCGGAGGATCAGGCAGTGGACGGCAGGATCAGTGACGGCCCATCACAGCAGACTAACGTGGATGCATCAGTTATTGTAGTCATCGCGCCTCAAACAGCAGGGTCTCCAAGTTCTTGCCACTTGTCTGCCGTGTAA